In Poecilia reticulata strain Guanapo linkage group LG11, Guppy_female_1.0+MT, whole genome shotgun sequence, the genomic stretch aaatacttgaataaaactaaacatgaagccaaagtggaaataaatactgcattcaaccaaaagagcaGATAGTGAAGTCTATATtacccttcagtaatcactagatttaaatagagaagatgggcacatccgattacctaatgcagtagttcatactacacaaCTGTTTGCCCCCGTTTTCCCCTTACGACAATCTTAGGTcattggccgatctaagattgtcgctggttaTTTCGTAACCgatggtgtgttacggtagatagtcgtggccgctccgatctaaatcgtttttgtttttttccctgactgggagctTAATGtgaacgctgaatgtgacaggtagccaatcagaacgcgcggattctcctccgtgctttctgaggggaaattatggaggggaatcccaaacaactGACACAGCAACCTGAAGTCCAGCAGACTTTGGAGATGATATgtagaaacaacattaatatttattcaacatttcatgcaaagaatatagaaatgacaaggggatgagttggagccaaattgctacctcagttgataaacccggtaagttttcagctgttcttcgttaacgtgacataaataggttataatgattttcattcagtcaggactttacgctgactctagccacatgcatcacaggtagattctagtaaagcattgattaatgcYtgattttaaaatttgttaactGGACTTATAGccgttattttgtgcccatgtggctggagaCCACATGGCActacgaacccgatcgaaccgttatacctagaatttctgtcggctaatgtgtctctcaagttttgaaaatgggccgacaactcgtgtcgtgcgctggacattacactaaggaaatgaggaagggagggtcagtggagagcaccggagttgagccttttttcattcattgtcaacagaaaggaaaaaaaaggcaggaagagacgataaagccgataattaaaatgaggttgatggGTTTAATTTATYgtgtgattaattgatttatcgtttatcacgaCAGACCTAGCTCTAAGTGTAGGAAAATGTTCAGCTGTTTACTATCTTTGTTAGAACACAACAGAATCCACACTGGAGAAAAACCCTACAGCGGCTCCATCTGTGACAAAACCTTTAAATGGAGACAATCTTTGATACTGCACATGAGGATGCACAATGACGAAAAAcctttcagctgctctgtttgtggtaaaacttttatttcaaaagctaatttaaaaaagcacGCAAAAATACACCAGGAGAAAACTTTTGATTCTTTAATGTCCTCAGAGAAAGATGGCAGTGATGGAAACTGGGAGGAGATCAGCGATCCTCAGTCAGTTTTGGTGTCTGGGAAGAAGGCTGTTTAGTTTGCTAGTAAAGCACTaggagttcagaaacaatatcaaatggggaaaaaagcgattcattaactgattaagtcatgttttagattgttcttgaaaaactaatcagtcacggttaattagtgggcgcactcacagctgcacagtgaacccattcatgttttacagcagacagccgctcctctctcttgcaggtactatGTACCCCCAcgaaatcttttaggggtacgcagtaccccgccgtacccccttactttcacccctggatgTAGGTCATTTAATGTATGTGTTGattaattttgcacatttgtgctGTCACATTTGACTTGTGTTTATGTCATAAAATTGAcgcttattttcttttctaaataatttattgacaAATGTTTATCCAAATTATAAAGTCAAATCTGGTAATTACCACCTTAAAATTGAAACAACTCAACTTGAATTGTTGGCAAACCTATTGACTGGTTTTAAGTAAACtgaattttttactttattgtttttcttttattactgtattactttgttttaaggatttttaaaaattgatttatttttaactgccATTTTGTGTAAACTTCTGCATTTTGTATGAAAATGGCTAATAAAATTTACTTACTTTATGGTGGCGTCATTGGTAACCTAACTTCATAGAAACACatgatataatttattaaataaaactacaactgCTACTCCTGAGTGGCTTTAAGATgctttaaatttataaaatagaCACTTTGAGCTACATCccataccagtaggtggcggtaatgcctacaaattttttctttccaaccgccaataaaaatcaagaaaaataacttttaatttgaaaatctaCGTGACCCGACGAATAGCGGAAGTAATGGTCTCCTAGCATCGAGTTTTGATTYctttcattattttaaagtacattttttcttgtgttgGCTTCCCGTTTATATTAAAATGCATCATTAAATCCACCGTGATTTTATATCAGTTGTGAAGTTTTGCTTTCctttagttttatctttatttcctCCCCGTAGGTTTAGCCTAGCCTGTTAGCTGGAAGGAGACGGGAACGCAGCGAGTCAGAGAAAGTTTGATKATGCTGAGAAACGTTTCtattttcactttgtgaaaATCTCAGAAGGTCCCAGCGTCGGAGAGAAAACGATTAACAAATGGAGGAACCAGCACACGGTGAGTAGATGGACTCTCAGTTCGGTGGTGATTATCTTCTGCTACACCGTTTATTAACAATGATTCAAGCAAtgcttgtgtgtttgtggagcacatttcagcaccaAGACGActgaaagtgctttacattatgaagacatgaaaaaaaagtacatcagTGGCATAATAACAACTAAAATTCATATTAGTGTTATAAATAGAACGACCAGTGGCAACTGTaagcaaaattgtgtttttagccttgatttaaatKAATCCARggtttcagttttctggaagtttgttccacagttatggagcataaaaactgaatgttgcttctccgGTTGTGGTTCTGGTGACTCAGAATATAGTTGATTTGTGGAGCACACCTCAGCAACAACACAATTCAAAGTACTTTGCAtgataacattaaaaaaaagcttttttttgctataatttGAAGCAATAGGTTTTTTAACCAAGTCATGCAGAAAGGTCTAACCTGAGCATTTATATCACTTAATAAATTTAGTTGTATCAAACTTCTCCTCAAAACTGCCAAAAACGTATTGATAAATATGATAAACCCTACAAAAGAGAGTAGGGGTTAcaaaagagaatttaaaaaaaaaagtaaataaaagtttaaatacacAGTAAAATGTCTTTTCCCCACCCTGAGGCCCTACATTTGATACGAGAGCCATTTYCTGCAggttctctgtttttctgtttcctgcagaCGTCCAGCAGCTCATGGGGATCAAAGAGGAGGAGAACTGGAGTCTCAAACCAGACCAGGAGGACCAGAAGCCTCCACAgattaaagaggagcagcaggagaacgAGATCACYGAGTTACCATTCGATCCAGTTCCTGTGAAaagtgaagatgatgaagagaaACCTCGGATCCCAGAGCTTCATCTCAgccaaactgagaaaaacagagaccttgtgggaccagaaccagatcaatgtttaaaatcagtttgtAGCAAAGcctttactttaaaaactaatttagaaaagcacacaaaaatacATGGTTTTAAGACTAAAAACACTTTGGTAGAACACACAATAACTGACGTTAGCGAAAGGCCCTTTAGCTGCTCAGTCTGCAGCCAAAGCTTCAAGTTTAGGTCCCATCTATCTGCTCATGTGTGTGGAAACAAGCCTTACAGCTGCTTAGTCTGTAGAAAGACCTTTGCTTACCTTACGAGCCTAAAATACCACCTGAGACGTCACGCAGGAGGAAAGCTGTAGAGCTGCTCCGTCTGTAAGGAGACGTTCAAGTGGAAAAACATTCGAGAGCCACGCAAGAATACATACGGAAGAAAACCCTCCAGCTGCACAGACTGAGGTCAAAGCTTCAGCCAGACTCTGACTTGAAGAATAAGCTGTtcacttttcagcttttctgtctGAAGTATTTCTTTAGAGGAAATAAGCCTCGGAGGGGAAAACACTGGACCTTAAGCTGAAGAGAAGCTGTGTaactataaaacatttattgtaattGGAACTAAATATGATGACATGATTtgattgttttggtttgaaTTGAATCTTGACTCAACTGGACCCAGTTTAAggtagtttttaaagtaaaatcaagaACCCAATAGTTGGCCCAGAGCATCTTCTTTATGTCACTGTTATACAACAACAGAGTTtcttcaattcaaaaatattttattaacctCAGAGGGAAAGCAAGTGGCTTTTTTAATCACTCCTGGAAGGTTTAGGAAGATAAAAATCTCAAATCTGGCAACTGCTATTTATGAACTGAAATGGCTCAACTTgagtttttgttaattattagttttcttttaaaggacTCAATGAAGtccattaaacttttttgtgagaagacattttttactcatttctttcttcttttgtcttaattttgaCGGCTTTGGATGTAATCACATTTGTCTGAAAAACACATTGTACagatgaaataaacataaaattgttttcaaccttgatttcttttatgatttttagaataattaaaacattttaagacagAAATGTGGGTTTATTAAATAGCATGTTATATACTTCCTTGAAGGTTATTTTCGAGAGGTATCTTTAATCAAACAAGCCTCGTAAGATTCTAGTTTATTGAATATAACTGTAAATGCAGCTCCTGCTTATCTTTAAAGTGCGGGTCAGATcgagcttttattctgaaggccAAAATGACCTGACGAATAGCGGAAGCAGTTGTCTCCTAGCAGCAGAAGCTAGGCGAACGAATCCAGTGTAAAATTTAACTTTAGTCATTTTTACGATAATATTTAAACGTATTCTTAAAGCCGATGTGATTTTACATCAGTTGtggagttattttattttttaatagttttatctGAATTTCCTACCGGTAGTTTTAGCTTAGCTTGTTAGCTGGAAGCAGATAGGAAAACCGAGTTAGAGACAGTTTGATGGAGAACAGACTGATTCTTATGATTATGGAGAGAAACTTTTCTGTTgtccttttcaaaataatttaagaagaCAACTAAGAGATGGAGGAAGCAGTCTATGGTGAGTAGATGGACTATCAGTTTGACTGTGATTACCTTCGGctattcctgttttttttttttgttttttttttacattttactaaaaGCCACACAGACAAACCATGTTTATTTGTggagaacatttcagcaacaagtgctttaaatgattaaaacattaaaataagtgCATTACATTGACATAATACAGCTAAGTAAAGAGGTATTTTAATACAAATCTCTTTAGTGTTATAAATAGTGAAAGGcaactgtaaacatgttttagcctccatttaaaggaactcaagtgtttcagggtttttacagttttctggaagtttgttatATTATCCACACATCAGTTTATAACATTAAATTCAAGCACAGTTTTGTTGTGCTACACATAATATAGTGCACAGCTGCAGTGATATGAGACTCAATGCACCAACAATTGGAGCTAATTTTCCTGCCAGTTTTACCTTCGGTCTCCATGTAGTCCAGGTGGATTGATGCATCACCTCTCCAATGTGGGATGATAAATCCCTGAATATGATTAAATATGATAAAGTTCTTTGTGATTCTGGTCATTGATCTCTTACAACAATAGTTGTAGGTCACAATTGAACACCAGGATGatcaagttttacattttatcagaaTAGTTCATGCCTGCATTTGGATGCATTTTGACATACAATTTTACATTACATTGTTActatgacatttattttgagagtctcttgtgttttttgcagaCGTCCAGAATCTGATGGTGATCAAAGAGGAGAAGAACTGGAGTCCGAGACTAGACCAGGAGGACCAGAAGCCTCCACAGAttaaagaggagcaggaggagaatgAGATCACTGAGTTTATATTCAATCCTGTGAAAagtgaagatgaggaagagaaACCTCAACTTCCAGAGTTTCATCGCAGTCAAACTGAGGAAAGCGAAGACTTTGTTTTACCAGAACCAGATCAACATTTAGAATCAGATGTTGAAGATAAAACTTTTGACTCTTCTTCAGAGTCCTCAGATACGGACGTCAGTGATGGAAACTGGGAGGAGAGCAGTGAAGCTCAGTCAGGTTTGGGGTCTGGAACCAATAACACAGATTCAGTTTGTGAGAAAGGTAAAAAGTTGCATCGCTGCTCTGAGTGCAGTAAAACGTTCAGCCGCAGACGATATTTGTTAGAACACAACAGAATCCACACTGGAGAAAAACCCTACAGCTGCTCTATCTGTGACAAAACCTTTACATGGAAACAATCTTTGACTCTACACATGAGGACGCACAGTGAAGAAAAACCTTTCAGCTGCTTCGTCTGTACCAAAGCTTTTACTTCCAAAGCTAATTTAAAAGAACATACAAAAGTCCACACTCAGCATAGACCTTGCAGATGTCCTGTCTGTAACGCAGCTTTTAAAAGGAAGAACAATTTAATCGAACATATAAGAATCCACACTGGAGAGAAGCCTTACAGCTGTCCTGTCTGTAGCAAAGCGTTTACTTCTAAGGGAAATTtacaaaagcacacaaaaatacACGCAGAAGAAAGACCTTACATATGTTCCGTGTGTAATGCAGGTTTTAAGAGTAAAAACACTTTAGTAGAACATACAAGAACGCACACTGGGGAGAAGCCTTTCAGCTGCTCGGTCTGCGGCCGAAGCTTCAGCTGTAGGTCACATCTAACTTTTCACATTAGAGGTCATACAGAAGAAAAACCTTACAGCTGCTCGGTCTGTAAGGCAGCTTTCAAAAGGAAACGCACTTTGGTGGAACACACAAGAACCCACACTGGAGAGAAACCTTACACCTGCTCAGTGTGTGGTAAGAGCTTCGCTCACTGTTTAAGTCTAACATGTCACATGAGACGTCACACGGGAGAAAAACCGTACAGCTGCTCCGTCTGTAAGGCATCATACATGTGGAAAAGTGCTTTtgtgaaacacacaaaaacccatGCAGGGGAGCAACCTTTCAGCTCCACAGACTGTGGATGAAGTGGAGTGAAGCAGTGGGACAGACAAACATCTCTAACAGATGTTTTAAACTGATTCAGTGGACTGGAGGGAAGTGATTCAAAGTTAATCTCTCATGAATCCACCTGATTCTTTGTTGCTTCTGGAAAATTATGTACTGAAAAGAATGAAGACTCGTGATGCAGTGAATCATTGACAactgagctttttttaaaattgtatttgtttatttatgtgtaaaaGTTATGAGAAGTGGGGCAAAGTTGTGAAGTATgcattaacaaaacaaaaatattttattaaaagaaattaacacAACAATCTTGTTTCATGTTACTTTGtcaagtgaaaggaaaagaggGGGAAAAGCTGCTCTGGAGCAAGAAAAGCTCTCAAAGAAAAGCTGTACTCACTgaagtacattttaaatttaatctattaaaagaaaaattcattattttttttacaagttcttgttttctgtttgtattctTGTAAATTTAATGCTAACACATAAAGTCAAACTCTAATCATACTGTTCATGTGTAAATTTCAACAGTTCCATTTAAATGAGCTACACAGATCATTataacaaatgtttcattacaaaaactattggaaaatgtatttaagagAAATATCTGCATGATAAATTATTCACCCTCTTGGCCTCGAGATGGCGCTGTAACATCATCAGGAGTTACTGGTCTCCACTCCACCATCATTGGTTTGTTTGGGATTCCTCCTgttataaacattttagtttttcaaatgaAGCTAACTTTAGTTTCAGACTGTTTAAGAAAGTTgtggacattttgtacatgGTGCATTTACTGATtaggattttgggtttttaaatcTATTGAAAAGAAATCCAATAAAGTTTGTACAATAGACAACCTGTCGTTGTTTTACAGTTGGATCAAATTTATCCTGTATAAGTAGATATGAACTGGGCCTTTTGGgctttttaaatgcattaagatgacatttgttgagGATTTGTGCTATATGAATGTGGCTTCATCTAATAAAATTAGATGATTATCAAAACAATAATTCACGAGGAGTAGAAAAGGaggcttcatggatgcagaggaccacagagagaggaagaggaagttcAAGCCATCTCTCCCATCAGTGATAATGTATCAGATCCCCAACTTCAACATCTAATCAGacagacatttaaagaaaagcagcaaaagcaaacaaagtggATTAGCACAACTTAACAACATATGGTGTCATCCAGGACgtgttactgtggaatatcgTCTCCTCAGTGGAGAAATGGAGCTGTTAACACGTCATGACTGTTATTcagcaacagtgtcttcagtcagaggcttcttcagatttgctgcaaGATTGACAGCTACCAGAAATCCTTTCTGCACaaagcatcaccatccacaactCTCTGTAAATGCTTGTATGATCAGAGTTaagacaatatttaatttttcttttggaagaataacatttttttttaattgaattgaaatggGTCATATTAATTAGCCTTTAGAAGCTGGAGTCAAAAACGCTcctttctatattttttaagttgacTCAAGTTAGACTCGGCCTCAACTGAGGTGTCTGCGTATAATTATAGGTGGTCCATATAACATTACGTGAAATTGAAAGTGTGGGTTTTAATTTCTAATTCAgatcaagcttttattttgaaggccaGTATGATCTGAAATCCAACGGAAGTGATTGCCTCCTAGCAACATGACCTCCGTCATCAACGTTTCGTTTCCCCTCttttaataagtaaaaatcacaatttagtAATCTTTCGAGtataatataaacatttcacagtattcaaactttttcaccGCTGATATGAGAGatttttactgttaattttCCTCCCGGAAGTACTGGAGGCGTCGAGTGTTAGCTTAGCATGTTAGCCCCGGAAACGGACGGATTATTTTCTGAAGGAgtttaagaaaagttttaacttCGATTGTGTGAAAACCTCAAAAGGTCTCTACGttagagaaaacacagaagacATGGAAGAACCGACCCAGCGTGAGGAGACGGACTTTAAGTGTGAAGgtgattttcttctttacagctctttaaatgtttacatgccGCCAATGACTGGTTTActccttcaaaaacaaaaacaaaccaccagttaactttaaaactgaaataaagtaaCGCTCACTGTGAAGTCCAGACCTGGAATTGGATGCATAGATAAAATAATCGTCATAAAatctagattttaaaaagtgtgcaCACAGGTTAGTCTGGTTCCCCGACTGACaataggaaaaatatcccaacttcctTAATCTGGTTGTGCAACAATGTGAAAGTTCCTTCAGATCTTCAAAATTAGATCAGCTACgatgaatgtgtttattatgcaaaataatCAAAGGTGGTAGTAAATAATTCCATTtgctaaattacatttatttgactaacattttgtgaaaataaattaattaataaactcTTAGAACTAGTTTTACTACACCAtactttgtacttttatttgcGTAGTATTATTGTGAAGTATCACTACTATCTATCACTATAGATAGACTATCTATCACTATCACTACTCTCACTTGAGTGAAATGTCTGAATACTTTACTCACTGTAAGTAACTTCACTTAAtgaaagataaacattttaaccaatAATGCAGCAGATACGAAACAATTTGTTGAAGTGAGACCTCCTGTTTGTACACaagctttgtttttccatcGTTATTTATCTGCTGAGCCTTTCGTAGATCATGAAGATACactaaaaactacataaaatcAATGGAAATACTTaacatatatagatatatactTCTTATCCGAACTATTAGTTCCAGTAgtttatattgaaaatatttgattagaGAAATGGTGcattcagtcagaggcttcttcagattcgctGCAACACAGACCTCTACAAGAGATCtctcctgccaacagccatcaccttcttcaataactctttgattcattttaattaatttgagttACAGCAAcacttaatttccctttgggatccataaagcatttttgaatttgaatttataccttttgcatatttgtttgtaattatgtttttgtatatttctttaattttgttctgTAAATATCAGAATTTGCACATAACtattacattattttcaaatattaaaccagatgttatgatcagttacttaATACCCAAGTTTCCTTtttatgaaacagttttttacttttactttaatgACTTCTCTGATGGctaagttttacttttatttgactACAAATgggttgaagtagtgctactcttactggagtacaatttttgggtactGAATCCACCATGTTTGTTTCCTGCAGACGTCCAGCAGCTGATGGAGACTAAAGAGGAGGAGAACTGGAGTCAGGACCAGGGGGACCAAAAACCCCCACAGATTaaagaggagcaggaagagAATGAGATCACTCAGTCGACGTTCAGTCCTGTTCCTGTGAAGAGtgaagaagatgaagagaaaCCTCAACTCTCAGAGCTTCATCACAgccaaaatgagaaaaacagagactctgtgaaaccagaaccagatgaaTGTGTGAAATCAGACGACAGAGATACAGATTCCTCAGAGACGGATGTAAGTGATGGAAACTGGGAGGAGAGCAGTGAAGCTCAGTCAGGTTTGGGGTCTGGGTCAAATCAAACAATTGGTGCTTCTGGGAAGACTAAcgatgatgaagaggaagagctTCATCACAGCCAAACtgtgaagaaaagaaactcTGTGGAACCAAATGAATGTTCAAAATCAGATGATGAAGAGGAAACTTCTGATTCTTCTTCAGTGTCTTCAGAGATGGACGTCAGTGATGGAAAGTGGGAGGAGAGCAGTGAAGCCCAGTCAGGTTTAAACTCCACGACCAACAGGGAGTCCTCTGGTCgtttcagctgctctgaatGTAGTAAAGCCTTCACTCGCAGACAGTATTTATCAGAACACCAGAGAATCCACACAGGAGTGAAACCCTTCAGCTGCTCCGTCTGCAGCAGAGCTTTTAGATGGAAAAATGGATTAGTGCGACACATGAAGTCCCACAGTGGAGAAAAACCTTTTAGCTGCTCAGACTGCGACAAAGCTTTTTCTTCTAAGAAGAATTTGATGGAACACACCAAGGTTCACTCAGGGGAAAAACCTTTCACCTGTTCTGTCTGTAGTGCATCTTTTAAAAGAGCACACACCTTAAAGGAGCACAAAACAACCCACACTGGAGAGAAACCTTACAAATGCTCGATCTGCAACCAAAGCTTCAGGTACCGGTCCTATCTAATTGTTCACGTCAGAaatcacaaagaagaaaaaccgtTCAGCTGTCCCACCTGTAAAGCAACGTTCAAACGGAAACTCACTTTAGAGGAACACATCAGAACCCACACTGGAGAGAAACCTTACAGCTGCACGCTGTGCAGTAACAGCTACGTCCGCTACATAAGCCTGTCTCGTCACATGAGGtgtcacacaggagagaaaccgtACAGCTGCTCCACCTGTCAGGCCA encodes the following:
- the LOC103472559 gene encoding zinc finger protein OZF-like, whose protein sequence is MEEAVYDVQNLMVIKEEKNWSPRLDQEDQKPPQIKEEQEENEITEFIFNPVKSEDEEEKPQLPEFHRSQTEESEDFVLPEPDQHLESDVEDKTFDSSSESSDTDVSDGNWEESSEAQSGLGSGTNNTDSVCEKGKKLHRCSECSKTFSRRRYLLEHNRIHTGEKPYSCSICDKTFTWKQSLTLHMRTHSEEKPFSCFVCTKAFTSKANLKEHTKVHTQHRPCRCPVCNAAFKRKNNLIEHIRIHTGEKPYSCPVCSKAFTSKGNLQKHTKIHAEERPYICSVCNAGFKSKNTLVEHTRTHTGEKPFSCSVCGRSFSCRSHLTFHIRGHTEEKPYSCSVCKAAFKRKRTLVEHTRTHTGEKPYTCSVCGKSFAHCLSLTCHMRRHTGEKPYSCSVCKASYMWKSAFVKHTKTHAGEQPFSSTDCG
- the LOC103472560 gene encoding zinc finger protein OZF-like, with translation MEEPTQREETDFKCEDVQQLMETKEEENWSQDQGDQKPPQIKEEQEENEITQSTFSPVPVKSEEDEEKPQLSELHHSQNEKNRDSVKPEPDECVKSDDRDTDSSETDVSDGNWEESSEAQSGLGSGSNQTIGASGKTNDDEEEELHHSQTVKKRNSVEPNECSKSDDEEETSDSSSVSSEMDVSDGKWEESSEAQSGLNSTTNRESSGRFSCSECSKAFTRRQYLSEHQRIHTGVKPFSCSVCSRAFRWKNGLVRHMKSHSGEKPFSCSDCDKAFSSKKNLMEHTKVHSGEKPFTCSVCSASFKRAHTLKEHKTTHTGEKPYKCSICNQSFRYRSYLIVHVRNHKEEKPFSCPTCKATFKRKLTLEEHIRTHTGEKPYSCTLCSNSYVRYISLSRHMRCHTGEKPYSCSTCQATFRWRQAFVAHTKIHPVK
- the LOC103472561 gene encoding oocyte zinc finger protein XlCOF19-like, translated to MEEPAHDVQQLMGIKEEENWSLKPDQEDQKPPQIKEEQQENEITELPFDPVPVKSEDDEEKPRIPELHLSQTEKNRDLVGPEPDQCLKSVCSKAFTLKTNLEKHTKIHGFKTKNTLVEHTITDVSERPFSCSVCSQSFKFRSHLSAHVCGNKPYSCLVCRKTFAYLTSLKYHLRRHAGGKL